AGATCCGAATCATGTCCTCCATCTTATACGATATATTCTCGCTCATCTGATGCAGCGTACCCTGAATATTGTTATACGTCTGCTCGCGAGTGGACTTTACGAAGACCTGATTCGCAATCTGACCGACAAGCAGCACCGGTATAATGATGAACACGCAGTACGAAATCATTAACTTGTACCCGAAAGGTATCTTGACCCGTATTCGTTCGAATTTCCCTGCCATCACCTGTTTGACCCCATATCTAATCTGAATTTTACAAGTTAAGAGTGTTTGCGCCGATATTCCAGAGGTGTCATTCCATACATTTCCTTAAACTGTCTACTGAAATAAGGCAGATACTGATACCCTGTTTGCGATGCAATTTCGTATATTTTGAGCTTGGTCGTCTTGAGCAGATCTCTAGCGCGCTCCATGCGGAGCTTGATTACATAATCGCTGAAGTTATGTCCGGTTTCTTCCTTGAAGAGCACCCCAAGATAATTCGGTGAAAAAGAAAACCGGTTTGCCATATCTCGCAGCGTGATATTCTCATGCATACGCGCTTGGATATTTTCTATGATCTCTTCGACCAGCCTGCCATTCTTTGTTGATTTTCGGTTCTTGAGCATTTCCGAAATTTCCATTGCCTTCATACGAAGCCATGAGAAGATATCATCCATCGTTTCAAAATGAAGTAGAATATCAAGATTTTTGAGATCCAATCCTGCCATACGGTATAACTCTTCATTAATCGTCTGCAGATGACCTTCGAGCTTCACCATAATATACACGGCTAAATTGCGTATGGTGAACTTGGATCTGATATTGGATGCAAGCAATTGAATCGCTTCCAGTTCATCATAAATACGAACGATATCATACTCTGTCATGGCTGTAAATAAGGCATCCAGACGGATATCGAGACTTTTTACATCCTCACGGTCCTCGGTAGGCACCTCGCTGTACAGAATCCATTTACCTTTGCCCCGGAACATTTTGTAGTCCAGCGCGGCCAATGCCTCCTGATACGACGTGTGAAGCTGCTCCAGTTGGTTGGCAGCTCTTCCTTCTCCTACCGTCATCGTATAGTTATATTCCTGCTTCAATTCCTCAAGCAGGGATTGAATCTCTTCTTTGCCCCTGCCCCCGTTAAGCAATACGGCCGTCCGCTGATCTGTTACCTTGCATATGTATTCGAAGCCGTTCTGTTCGAGCAGTTTATGCAGTCTCGAGAAATACTCCTCTATGACACTAAGCTTTTCCTCGGAATCGAGCAAGCTGCTTCGCCAGGTGCTCACATTATCAAGCTCTAGCAAAATGACACAAACCGGCCAGTGAAGCTCCGTCAATCGGTACTCCCGCTTGATAATATCCAGTATGGCTCCATCGTAGGGCCTCTGGAGAATTTGCAGGAGGTACTGATTTTTGAGGATGGGGATCATCTGCTGGTAAGCTTCTTCCGTCTCCTTGCGTTCATGGAGACGATCCAACTCCAGCCTCACCTTCGTTAACGCATCAATCAGCTCTTGGTCCTCCATCGGCTTTAGCACATAACTGCATGCATTCAAGGCAATCGCCTGCTTCACATAACCAAAGTCCTGGTAACCACTTACGAAGATAATCCGGAGTTCCTCCTGCAATTTCAGTGCCCGCTGAGCAAGCTCAAGCCCGGTCATATTCGGCATGCGTACATCGGTAACAAGGATGTCGATCTTCTCCTTTTCGAGAACCTCACAGGCAGCGAAGCCATTATTGACCGAGTCTATCACTTTCATTCCGAGATTTTCCCATGGAATAAAGCTCTTCATGCCCTCTAGATCCAGTATTTCATCGTCTGCCAGCAGCACTTTATACACGGGTATCATCTCCCCCATAAATTCCGATAAGGGTATACTGCATAAGCAGCATACCCTTCTTGGTTTTAAGTAAAGAATATTATTGGCCTTTCATTTTTGCAACGTTTTCTTGCCATTTCGTTGTTTTGAATGCAAGAAGTTTATCATATCCGGCAGATTGCGCATCGGCTTCCGCCTTGTCGAGGATTGCCAATACTTCGGCATCATCCTTGGCATACAGGGCTTTCGCTCTGGATTCTGTAAAGATATCCTCTACACGCTGACGGATAATTCCTTCCTCGCTGTCCGGGGCCGGATCGAGGTTGATGTATTCCGTAGCATTTGCTTGAGTCTTCCAAGTGACTTCATACTGCCAACGAGTGGACCAGTTACGCTGCTCCTCTGGCAATGTGCTTTCATATTTTGCTTTTGCTGTATCAATAAATACCGTGTTACCGTTCCAATGCAAGTTCGTTGTTATCGCTTGCAACTTGTTAAGACCGGCTGCATCCGATACATACTTCTCAGTAAATTTAGGTGTCACACCGTCGTCTTCAAATCCATCCCAATATCCTCCTGGAGGACCCCACATCAGAACACTTTGTCCTTCAGGACCTGTGTACCAATCCAAGAATGCGAAGATCGCTTCTGGATTTTTAGCAGACTTCGTAATTACACTTACGTTCCAACCCAATTGCGTGTAAGTACCAGGGAAGATTTTGTTCTTGTCCAGGCCTTCTTTATGAATCGGCCAGATCATGAAATATCCTCCGTTTGGATCTTTTGCTGCCAAATCGGCATGTGCGTTCATTGCATTTTCAGTCGGGCTTGAAGCAGCATATACTGCAACTCGTCCCGTGTTCACTTTCTCTTTAACCTGATCTACAGTTTGAGTCATAGCATCCTGAGAAATCAACTTCTCACGGAACAGCTTCGCGGAATACTGCATCGACTCACGGAAGATAGGATCAGTAAAGATGGAAGACAACTTGTCACCGTTAGGCACGCCGCGGATGCTGATCCAGCGCGTTAGAGCATTTTCAGCAAAAGCGGAATACAGTACTTCAATACCTTGACCTTGAACGTGCGGTTCAAATGGAACAACTTTATCGCCATATTTGGCTTTAACTGCTTTCAGGTATTCGTACAAATCATCTGTTGTTTCCAGTTTAGGTGAACCTAACTCATGGTAGATTTGTTTATTAACAACATACCCTGCGTTACCGTTCGGTTGGTTCGTATACCAGTTCGGGAACTGATACAGTTTACCGTCAGGGGAACGAAGCATGTTCAGGCCTTCCTCACCCATCCATTCCTTCAAGTTAGGGTATTTATCGAGATATTCGTCATA
Above is a window of Paenibacillus sp. FSL K6-1330 DNA encoding:
- a CDS encoding extracellular solute-binding protein is translated as MRLRKKSLTTSMTALLAAALMLSACGGGGGSKTANPEPAGESGTSTPPTEASDKFVLGETPLEFSFYGHYNEYTMPPWGQDESSKWIKENKKVTVNAIHSQGNAQQKFNTMIASTELPDVMWMDRGPDVEKLRQADMLVPYDEYLDKYPNLKEWMGEEGLNMLRSPDGKLYQFPNWYTNQPNGNAGYVVNKQIYHELGSPKLETTDDLYEYLKAVKAKYGDKVVPFEPHVQGQGIEVLYSAFAENALTRWISIRGVPNGDKLSSIFTDPIFRESMQYSAKLFREKLISQDAMTQTVDQVKEKVNTGRVAVYAASSPTENAMNAHADLAAKDPNGGYFMIWPIHKEGLDKNKIFPGTYTQLGWNVSVITKSAKNPEAIFAFLDWYTGPEGQSVLMWGPPGGYWDGFEDDGVTPKFTEKYVSDAAGLNKLQAITTNLHWNGNTVFIDTAKAKYESTLPEEQRNWSTRWQYEVTWKTQANATEYINLDPAPDSEEGIIRQRVEDIFTESRAKALYAKDDAEVLAILDKAEADAQSAGYDKLLAFKTTKWQENVAKMKGQ
- a CDS encoding helix-turn-helix domain-containing protein, whose amino-acid sequence is MYKVLLADDEILDLEGMKSFIPWENLGMKVIDSVNNGFAACEVLEKEKIDILVTDVRMPNMTGLELAQRALKLQEELRIIFVSGYQDFGYVKQAIALNACSYVLKPMEDQELIDALTKVRLELDRLHERKETEEAYQQMIPILKNQYLLQILQRPYDGAILDIIKREYRLTELHWPVCVILLELDNVSTWRSSLLDSEEKLSVIEEYFSRLHKLLEQNGFEYICKVTDQRTAVLLNGGRGKEEIQSLLEELKQEYNYTMTVGEGRAANQLEQLHTSYQEALAALDYKMFRGKGKWILYSEVPTEDREDVKSLDIRLDALFTAMTEYDIVRIYDELEAIQLLASNIRSKFTIRNLAVYIMVKLEGHLQTINEELYRMAGLDLKNLDILLHFETMDDIFSWLRMKAMEISEMLKNRKSTKNGRLVEEIIENIQARMHENITLRDMANRFSFSPNYLGVLFKEETGHNFSDYVIKLRMERARDLLKTTKLKIYEIASQTGYQYLPYFSRQFKEMYGMTPLEYRRKHS